The Oryzias latipes chromosome 16, ASM223467v1 genome includes a region encoding these proteins:
- the ccdc106 gene encoding coiled-coil domain-containing protein 106: protein MEDGGSDAAPTSKSQAGSAHLQTPKNEDAFEIAIPYEENNFDQQGFFNQSDQNFNESPSNPGPSPATNSYMMITNLRTQLQISLEKNSWLQKRIEDLEEERDFLRCQLDRFIFSTKSQGQEQCRSQYSNGYESRRFNWKLRREGYRPSESSHFPQRQFMPRRSGPAAMLSSKSHVSSPISTQLASMNVLFNSAQSQSLLQGHSASGTTASTTASTTASTTASTTASGSAARSSVNDINAHNGPDSLSFIGESDEYLEPDGYMEEEELIPGEDVLSDTINPSQHQLKIRQIFRVPRERQRVKDVAGVLFRYKKILLTYQHLKNMSKAFQIHGVDRNTVASTTPIAELLLVAPEKVAEVGEFDPSKEKLLDYARRCYIALDEETLSRVQALKKNNLLLPISYRFRQ, encoded by the exons ATGGAGGACGGAGGAAGTGATGCAGCCCCTACATCCAAGAGCCAGGCAGGCTCAGCACACCTGCAGA cTCCAAAAAATGAGGACGCCTTTGAAATTGCTATTCCATATGAGGAAAACAACTTTGATCAGCAGGGATTTTTCAATCAGAGTGATCAGAATTTTAATG AGTCACCGTCAAATCCTGGTCCATCTCCAGCCACCAACTCATACATGATGATAACTAACTTGCGAACCCAACTCCAGATCTCCCTGGAGAAAAACTCTTGGCTGCAAAAAAGAATAGAAGAtttggaggaggagagggactTCCTGCGTTGCCAGCTGGACCGCTTCATCTTTTCTACAAAGAGCCAGGGACAAGAGCAGTGCCGGAGCCAGTATAGTAATG GCTATGAATCTAGACGATTTAACTGGAAGTTAAGAAGAGAGGGATATCGCCCCAgtg agtcGTCACATTTCCCTCAACGTCAGTTTATGCCTCGAAGGTCAGGTCCTGCTGCTATGTTGTCCTCCAAAAGCCATGTTTCTAGTCCAATAAGCACTCAACTGGCCTCCATGAATGTGTTATTCAACTCTGCACAATCGCAGTCTCTTCTACAAGGCCACAGTGCTTCCGGTACCACAGCCAGTACTACAGCCAGTACTACAGCCAGTACCACAGCCAGTACCACAGCCAGTGGCAGCGCTGCGCGATCGTCTGTGAACGACATAAACGCACACAATGGTCCAG ATTCCCTCTCGTTTATTGGAGAGTCAGACGAATACCTGGAACCGGACGGCTACATGGAGGAAGAGGAATTAATACCAGGGGAAGATGTTTTGTCAGACACAATAAACCCCAGCCAGCATCAGCTGAAGATACGACAGATCTTCCGAGTTCCAAGAGAACGCCAGAGGG tgAAAGATGTTGCTGGAGTGCTGTTTCGCTATAAGAAGATTCTCCTTACGTACCAGCATCTCAAGAATATGTCCAAAGCCTTCCAGATCCATGGAGTTGACCGCAACACAGTGGCTTCTACCACCCCCATTGCTGAGCTGCTTCTAGTTGCTCCAGAGAAAGTGGCTGAGGTTGGAGAGTTTGACCCATCCAAAGAGAAGCTGCTGGACTATGCCAGGCGCTGCTACATAGCTCTGGATGAAGAGACACTGAGCAGAGTGCAAGCCTTAAAAAAGAACAACCTTCTTCTGCCCATTTCCTACAGATTCagacaatga